In one Pseudomonas sp. R84 genomic region, the following are encoded:
- the glnK gene encoding P-II family nitrogen regulator yields MKLVTAIIKPFKLDDVRESLSEIGVQGITVTEVKGFGRQKGHTELYRGAEYVVDFLPKVKIDVAIDDKDLDRVIEAITKAANTGKIGDGKIFVVNLEQAIRIRTGETDTDAI; encoded by the coding sequence ATGAAGCTAGTCACTGCCATCATCAAGCCGTTCAAGTTGGACGACGTGCGCGAGTCGCTGTCCGAAATCGGCGTGCAGGGCATTACCGTTACTGAAGTCAAAGGCTTCGGCCGGCAGAAGGGTCACACCGAGCTGTATCGCGGCGCGGAATATGTGGTCGATTTTCTGCCCAAGGTGAAAATCGACGTGGCCATCGACGACAAGGATCTGGATCGGGTTATCGAAGCGATAACCAAAGCGGCCAACACCGGCAAGATCGGTGACGGCAAGATCTTCGTGGTCAATCTGGAACAGGCGATTCGCATCCGTACCGGCGAAACCGATACCGACGCGATCTAA
- a CDS encoding accessory factor UbiK family protein has product MLAPKDFLDALSGTASRLFSGDTPLPKAEIESQFKMLLQSAFSKLDLVSREEFDSQMVVLARTRARLESLEAKVAEMEAKLTPPAE; this is encoded by the coding sequence ATGCTCGCGCCCAAAGACTTCCTCGACGCCCTGAGCGGCACCGCCTCCCGCCTCTTCAGCGGCGACACCCCGCTGCCGAAAGCCGAAATCGAAAGCCAGTTCAAGATGCTGCTGCAGAGTGCGTTCAGCAAACTCGACCTGGTCAGCCGTGAAGAGTTTGATAGCCAGATGGTTGTGTTGGCGCGTACTCGCGCTCGACTTGAAAGCCTCGAAGCCAAAGTCGCCGAGATGGAAGCGAAGCTGACGCCGCCCGCTGAATAA
- a CDS encoding Bro-N domain-containing protein yields the protein MNQEETYLSPHIFTRHKLPLHALLIQNQPWFCARDLSRLLHIYLNERMLRKLDPDQYQTRKTLIHNQIENTLLISESGIYALLVYHYCPEYRALREWITHQVIPTLRDAQHPSTSERPHLSLLSWPDMTLSLLHWNNQPWIRLQDVPLMVVEREQTKRPMTGPWWKRASRMLQSL from the coding sequence ATGAATCAAGAAGAGACTTATCTAAGCCCGCACATCTTCACCCGCCACAAACTCCCCCTCCACGCCCTTCTCATCCAGAACCAACCCTGGTTCTGCGCCCGAGACCTGAGCCGCCTGCTGCACATCTACCTCAACGAACGCATGCTGCGAAAACTCGACCCCGACCAATACCAAACCCGCAAAACCCTGATCCACAACCAGATCGAAAACACCCTGCTGATCAGCGAATCCGGCATCTACGCCCTCCTCGTCTACCACTACTGCCCCGAATACCGAGCGCTACGCGAATGGATCACCCACCAGGTCATCCCTACCCTGCGCGACGCCCAACATCCCAGCACAAGCGAACGCCCACACCTGAGCCTGCTCAGTTGGCCGGACATGACGTTGAGTTTGTTGCACTGGAATAATCAGCCGTGGATACGGCTGCAGGATGTGCCGTTGATGGTGGTGGAACGGGAACAGACCAAACGCCCAATGACGGGGCCATGGTGGAAAAGAGCTTCGCGGATGCTGCAATCGCTATAA
- a CDS encoding HigA family addiction module antitoxin codes for MHRNGMRPIHPGEVLNKEFMEPLGMTVMELAMPTKWRESEFEKLVNCQLRICADLAISLATHLDTTPEFWMNLQSTYDLRRAQLRHAGL; via the coding sequence ATGCACCGCAATGGTATGCGCCCGATTCATCCGGGCGAGGTTCTGAATAAGGAATTCATGGAGCCGTTGGGCATGACTGTCATGGAGCTGGCCATGCCCACGAAATGGCGCGAGAGTGAGTTCGAAAAGCTTGTGAATTGCCAGCTCAGGATCTGCGCCGATCTGGCAATCAGCCTTGCCACTCATCTCGACACTACGCCTGAGTTCTGGATGAATCTCCAATCGACTTACGATTTGCGCAGGGCCCAGCTCCGGCATGCGGGTTTATAG